Proteins encoded within one genomic window of Psilocybe cubensis strain MGC-MH-2018 chromosome 2, whole genome shotgun sequence:
- a CDS encoding Endochitinase B1 has product MPCDGKYSIGYTKSQLIAMNSRTYDSSRGIYGRKFPPSLIPVKDLTHILYAFANVRPDSGEVYLSDLWADQDIHYPGDSWNDVGNNLYGNFKAIYNLKKQNRNLKVLLSIGGWTYSPSFHPVVINPAFRAKFVESSVKILEDYGLDGLDVDYEYPTDDKQAAGYVALLKELRAALDKHQAKKGPGCKFLLSIAAPCGPENYKKLRVKEMDISLDFWNLMAYDFSGSWDSAANHQANLNGGTLSASAAVDWYIGQGVLRDKIVLGIPLYGRSFLNTAGPGKPFSGQGQGTWEAGVYDYRALPLPGTNVTNDKSLGASWSYDANKKELISFDSEEVAKWKGEYIKRENLGGSMFWELSGDKGSSREGIETGPGKDVQPGKSLVTIVKDAMGGLEKSNNWLSYTESKFDNLKKGLA; this is encoded by the exons ATGCCTTGCGACGGTAAATACAGCATTGGATA CACGAAGAGCCAGCTGATCGCGATG AATTCCCGTACTTACGACTCCTCTAGGGGTATATATGGGCGAAAATTCCCCCCCTCTCTAATTCCCGTCAAGGACCTTAC ACATATACTTTATGCATTTGCCAACGTGAGGCCTGACAGCGGCGAAGTCTACCTTTCCGACCTTTGGGCTGACCAAGATATTCACTATCCTGGAGACTCATGGAATGACGTCGGGAACAACCTTTACGGCAACTTCAAGGCCATTTATAATCTAAAGAAACAAAACCGGAATCTGAAGGTTTTACTCAGCATTGGAGGATGGACATACTCACCTTCTTTTCACCCTGTTGTTATCAACCCTGCATTCAGAGCCAAGTTTGTCGAGAGTTCTGTCAAGATTCTCGAAGATTATGGATTGGATGGACTGGATGTTGACTACGAATATCCCACGGACGACAAGCAAGCTGCAGGATATGTCGCATTGTTGAAGGAATTGAGAGCCGCGTTGGATAAACATCAAGCAAAGAAGGGCCCTGGCTGCAAGTTTCTACTGTCG ATTGCTGCCCCATGTGGACCTGAGAACTACAAGAAACTTCGCGTTAAAGAGATGGACATTTCACTCGATTTCTGGAATCTCATGGCTTATGATTTCT CTGGTTCCTGGGATTCAGCTGCCAACCATCAAGCGAACCTCAATGGGGGCACACTCAGTGCATCGGCTGCTGTGGATTGGTATATTGGTCAGGGTGTGCTTCGAGACAAAATTGTTCTAGGAATCCCACTTTACGGTCGCTCTTTCCTCAACACAGCGGGCCCCGGGAAGCCATTCTCTGGCCAAGGGCAGGGAACCTGGGAAGCAGGTGTCTACGATTATCGTGCTCTTCCGCTTCCTGGCACAAACGTTACCAATGACAAGAGTCTCGGGGCTAGTTGGTCATACGATGCCAATAAGAAAGAATTGATCAGCTTTGATAGCGAAGAAGTGGCCAAATGGAAAGGCGAATATATCAAACGGGAGAATCTAGGAGGCAGTATGTTCTGGGAGCTCAGTGGCGACAAAGGATCTTCCAGAGAAGGCATTGAAACAGGGCCTGGTAAGGACGTTCAGCCTGGCAAAAGCCTTGTCACCATTGTGAAAGACGCCATGGGCGGATTGGAGAAGAGCAACAATTGGTTATCTTACACCGAGAGCAAGTTCGATAACCTGAAGAAAGGACTGGCATAA
- a CDS encoding GTP-binding protein 1: MTTLRTFQNEIEDIHHREISKQRAQALMNKEKETKQKGKGKEDQDAVSVEAENLHGAETAGANLQELEERILTLLLSSSTPDYDSARDLLAALLTQCNGEHVLRIGQQPSHTALFSGELKDESAHWSGTPRTIEEIGSLRTQVTKAVEEVGGKASVLFETITGHARISLLLRLPPPNVSLTPEVRCAVVGNVDSGKSTTLGVLTRGALDDGRGRARVGLFRHKHEIETGRTSSVGMEILGFNSSGVPILPNTSHLSDPDAIRREKMGWEEISVQAAKIVSFIDLAGHERYLKTTLYGLTSGAPSCVILMVGANAGLIGMSKEHLAIALALSVPVVVCITKIDMTPPNVLAETIKQVAKILQSPGCRKNPVFVKSVEASVEIATSFNGSERLCPIFQISNVTGQGLDFVRTFLNLLPSSERDTEKFAVNQPLEYSITEVWSVPYVGTVVNGIINAGSVKTGDSVLLGPDSNGHYQTSVIKSMQRKRADVTRAEAGQCVSLALKRIRRAAVRKGMVLVAKTETPPRAIRQFEGQVLILYHNTTLQKNYQAIRQTVRIIGMDHPQGVLRTGDRATVQFEFISHPEFVKEGMKLLFREGKTKFTFSPDPRQWGLPLALDLIESDDDQYISLRERDGFVKGVSARGIGNVGCLLLLIAGLLALFIGYPVVTFYIPPILDTSISINSTGQVPQMMGNQGLIDTDTPREAYTRNAWNDATTEMKLVFSDEFNVDGRSFYPGDDPYWEAVDLHYWYQATNNLEWYDPEAITTKEGSLVITLSQKRTHGMDYEGGMLTTWNKFCFTGGYVEASVQLPGASNVLGLWPAIWAMGNLGRAGYGASLEGLWMDDLLQQRLTETQGKATLYLIFQANDYPDALALAKVIQAQSIPMEPLLVVLPLRLIFSKPKLPKNPKVTADTLVGQVSQSAQWAPFDAGYLWNNSPANMVITNPNITQLNTFIGSATQQATSLTTNTNSSCYELPYGACYAVYGFEYITWVSDNKTSWTLNAPGMGPDPNVQISARPVAKEPMYLIANLGMSRNFGPVDLDHLTFPAHMKIDYIRVYQPKNAINIGCDPKGFPTNKYIEM, translated from the exons ATGACCACACTCCGAACCTTCCAGAACGAGATCGAAGACATACACCATCGGGAAATCTCAAAACAGAGAGCGCAAGCGCTCAtgaataaagaaaaagaaaccaagcaaaagggcaagggcaaggaaGATCAGGACGCCGTTTCTGTCGAGGCTGAAAATCTACATGGCGCCGAAACAGCAGGTGCTAATCTCCAAGAACTTGAGGAACGCATATTG ACTTTGTTACTTTCATCGAGTACCCCGGACTATGACTCTGCTCGAGATCTGCTAGCAGCCTTGCTCACACAATGCAACGGAGAACATGTGCTACGAATTGGCCAACAACCTTCTCATACGGCGCTGTTTTCCGGGGAGTTGAAAGATGAATCGGCCCACTGGTCCGGCACTCCAAGAACAATTGAGGAAATTGGGTCACTACGCACCCAGGTAACGAAAGCCGTGGAAGAGGTCGGTGGAAAG GCATCAGTCTTGTTTGAAACTATCACTGGTCATGCAAGGATATCTCTGCTCTTGCGGCTACCTCCTCCCAATGTTTCTTTGACTCCAGAAGTACGATGTGCAGTGGTTGGGAATGTAGACAGTGGGAAGTCTACCACATTAGGTGTTTTAACGAGGG GTGCTCTTGATGATGGAAGAGGTCGCGCTCGTGTGGGTTTATTCCGACACAAACACGAGATAGAGACAGGGAGGACATCAAGTGTTGGGATGGAA ATCCTCGGGTTCAATTCATCGGGTGTACCAATACTGCCTAACACATCGCATTTAAGCGACCCTGATGCTATACGACGCGAGAagatgggatgggaagagATATCTGTACAGGCAGCTAAAATCGTATCTTTCATTG ATTTGGCTGGTCACGAACGTTACCTTAAAACCACGCTATACGGCCTGACCTCGGGGGCGCCTTCTTGTGTTATCCTGATGGTGGGCGCCAACGCAGGGCTGATAGGAATGTCAAAGGAGCATCTTGCAATCGCCCTGGCCTTGAGTGTGCCAGTGGTGGTTTGCATAACGAAG ATTGATATGACCCCTCCTAATGTACTTGCTGAGACCATAAAGCAAGTGGCGAAGATCCTCCAGAGCCCAGGGTGTCG AAAAAATCCGGTATTTGTTAAATCAGTGGAAGCGTCTGTGGAAATCGCGACGTCATTCAATGGGTCCGAAAG ATTATGTCCAATATTCCAGATATCGAATGTTACAGGACAAGGGTTAGATTTT GTCCGAACTTTCCTTAATCTACTCCCTTCCAGTGAAAGAGACACCGAGAAATTTGCGGTGAATCAACCATTAGAG TACTCGATCACTGAAGTGTGGTCAGTGCCATATGTGGGCACCGTTGTCAATGGTATTATAAATGCTGGAAGTGTAAAAACAGGGGATTCCGTTCTATTAGGACCGGATTCTAATGGCCACTATCAAACATCCGTTATCAAAAGCATGCAACGAAAACG GGCGGATGTCACGCGCGCAGAAGCCGGCCAATGTGTATCCCTGGCCCTCAAACGAATACGTCGAGCAGCTGTTCGCAAGGGTATGGTTCTGGTGGCCAAGACAGAGACCCCTCCACGAG CTATCCGACAATTTGAGGGGCAAGTTTTGATTCTATA TCATAATACGACCTTGCAGAAAAACTATCAG GCTATCCGACAAACCGTTCGAATCATAGGGATGGATCATCCCCAAGGTGTGCTTCGCACAGGGGATCGAGCGACCGTGCAATTTGAATTTATATCTCATCCTGAGTTTGTGAAAGAAGGGATGAAGTTGTTATTCCGGGAAGGCAAGACTAAA TTCACTTTTTCTCCCGATCCTCGCCAGTGGGGACTTCCATTGGCACTAGACCTGATAGAATCTGATGATGACCAATATATCTCCCtgcgagagagagatggcTTTGTGAAGGGAGTTTCTGCAAGAGGTATCGGAAATGTTGGATGTCTATTACTTCTTATAGCTGGGCTATTGGCTCTTTT CATAGGCTATCCGGTGGTCACCTTCTACATTCCGCCTATTCTGGACACTTCCATCAGCATAAACTCTACAGGACAAGTGCCCCAAATGATGGGTAATCAAGGCCTTATCGACACCGACACCCCACGAGAGGCATATACCAGGAATGCGTGGAATGATGCAACGACGGAAATGAAGCTGGTGTTTTCTGACGAATTCAATGTAGACGGTCGATCGTTTTATCCAGGGGACGATCCATACTGGGAGGCCGTCGATTTACATTATTGG TACCAGGCAACCAACAATTTGGAGTGGTATGATCCCGAGGCAATTACCACCAAAGAAGGCTCGCTGGTGATTACCCTTTCTCAGAAGCGGACTCATGGGATGGATTATGAAGGAG GCATGTTGACGACATG GAATAAGTTCTGTTTCACTGGGGGGTATGTGGAAGCTTCGGTGCAACTTCCAGGCGCGAGCAACGTCTTGGGACTCTGGCCCGCGATATGGGCCATGGGGAATCTTGGCCGTGCTGGATATGGTGCATCTCTAGAAGGCCTG TGGATGGACGACCTATTGCAGCAACGATTAACGGAGACCCAGGGAAAGGCAACACTTTATCTTATCTTCCAGGCCAACGACTATCCCGATGCACTTGCTCTGGCGAAAGTCATCCAGGCCCAAAGCATTCCGATGGAACCTTTGTTGGTCGTTCTGCCCCTGAGATTGATATTTTCGAAGCCCAAGTTG CCTAAAAATCCGAAGGTCACTGCAGATACTCTTGTTGGGCAGGTCTCACAGTCTGCACAATGGGCA CCATTCGATGCCGGGTATTTGTGGAACAATTCACCTGCGAATATGGTTATCACCAACCCTAACATCACTCAATTGAACACATTCATTGGGAGTGCTACCCAACAAGCCACTTCGTTGACCACAAATACCAACTCTAGCTGCTATGAATTGCCTTATGGAGCGTGTTATGCTGTCTATGGTTTTGAG tATATCACCTGGGTTTCTGATAATAAGACATCTTGGACCTTAAATGCTCCTGGCATGGGGCCAGATCCGAATGTACAAATATCGGCCAGACCGGTTGCGAAAGAACCTATG TACTTAATCGCAAACCTTGGCATGTCCCGCAACTTCGGACCTGTGGATCTTGACCATCTTACGTTCCCAGCTCATATGAAAATCGATTATATTCGGGTCTATCAACCAAAAAATGCAATCAACATTGGCTGCGATCCAAAAGGATTTCCCACCAATAAATATATCGAAATGTGA
- a CDS encoding Transcriptional activator of proteases prtT produces MSHSPSASISNSSESASKKRKASANSGIMAQSSTADGQTPQPTSHIPKRGARACTSCRKGKNRCEGEAPCRRCQASGVPCIFEKPEKKNVQGMTGAGIERLARLEGQYLVMQSQMIGMQSSLDRILSAVQPQHTNAGMAPPHPGLYTAHMEAHRDASGLQAPQRNGFEVAAGPARNFPPLPGFAPPPHKYANYGIVPSTAASSDDESEDTLPRASLNAPIEALQGLANAAAEAAAAPSAEAPRVKKRKRAEPIPRNAFPHVVEKGLVTDSEARELFNIFFAGCHLFIPLFDPSYDTYESLMERSPWTFDAILAVAGKIRSGNGPLSPTFYKCLEEAQGIARSSLFGPVVRKEAVQGMLLLAAWSTNGWLPSGHAMRMALDLGLHRALEKLVDDSGKQRTEEEERNLVVSARIWLCLYWFDHQMSLGTGRPIVLRDENTIRHCRVLLSHPMASPTDVRLISLVELIAHKTQIYDFLAPLNGAVNNNALSLIRRANDALDEWWSGCDELHRRTMDQDSLLRKVLAGELHYAKLWLVCVALRGVAWDKMPFEQRELAFQAKDAASNCLSIFLNSAEYRAALRYAVHDSLVTAAFSGLFLLKMANLFPTELDLGAITAQVEQLAQLLSDVAAERYALTLRIMLANLRRKVGLRSGINTPIPTIPPPPFAENMVVSPTLFHDPAMPPPFTMEELGFAWPNDRGIFSPTAIPLWLQEQSLADLGLPVNGSDGIFLQMAGKNGWTGDFAPMPEAW; encoded by the exons ATGTCCCACAGCCCCTCTGCGTCCATCTCCAACAGCTCAGAATCCGCCTcgaaaaaacgaaaagcaTCTGCAAATTCTGGAATCATGGCTCAGTCTTCTACGGCTGACGGTCAAACACCACAGCCAACGTCCCATATTCCCAAGCGAGGCGCTCGGGCCTGTACGTCCTGTAGGAAAGGCAAAAACAGGTGTGAAGGAGAG GCTCCTTGTCGTCGTTGCCAAGCAAGCGGTGTACCctgtatttttgaaaagccagagaagaaaaatgtTCAAGGCATGACGGGCGCAGGCATTGA GCGACTTGCGAGGCTCGAAGGTCAATATCTG GTAATGCAAAGCCAGATGATCGGCATGCAGTCATCTCTAGACCGAATTCTATCAGCGGTTCAGCCACAACATACCAATGCAGGCATGGCTCCTCCTCACCCAGGACTCTATACTGCCCATATGGAGGCGCACCGGGACGCTTCCGGTCTGCAAGCCCCGCAGCGCAATGGTTTTGAGGTAGCTGCTGGCCCTGCTCGAAATTTCCCCCCACTTCCGGGATTTGCTCCTCCG CCTCATAAATATGCTAATTATGGGATAGTTCCGAGCACTGCTGCGTCGTCTGATGACGAATCTGAGGACACTTTGCCAAGAGCCTCTCTCAATGCACCCATCGAGGCACTACAGGGCCTGGCCAATGCCGCGGCGGAGGCAGCCGCGGCACCTTCCGCTGAAGCACCAAG GGTAAAGAAGCGCAAAAGGGCTGAACCCATTCCGAGAAATGCTTTCCCCCACGTTGTCGAGAAG GGATTGGTCACCGATTCTGAAGCTCGAGAGCTCTTTAACAT CTTTTTTGCAGGATGCCATCTCTTTATACCGCTTTTCGATCCGTCATATGATACCTATGAAAGCTTGATGGAAAGGTCGCCTTGGACCTTCGATGCTATCCTAGCTGTGGCTGGGAAGATTCGTAGTGGAAACGGTCCTCTCAGCCCAACATTCTACAAATGTCTCGAAGAAGCCCAAGGCATTGCTCGCTCTTCCCTTTTTGGCCCTGTGGTAAGAAAAGAGGCGGTGCAAG GTATGCTCTTATTGGCTGCCTGGAGCACCAATGGGTGGCTTCCAAGTGGGCACGCGATGCGTATGGCTCTTGATTTAGGTCTACATCGTGCTCTTGAAAAATTGGTAGATGATAGTGGCAAACAGCGaaccgaagaagaagaacggAATCTCG TTGTGTCCGCTCGCATTTGGTTGTGCTTATATTGGTTTGACCATCA GATGAGCCTAGGCACTGGGCGACCTATTGTGTTGCGAGACGAAAATACTATTCGACACTGCAGAGTGCTGCTTTCGCACCCGATGGCTTCACCGACGGATGTTCGATTGATTTCTTTGGTTGAACTGATTGCTCACAAAA CGCAGATATACGACTTCCTGGCTCCCCTCAACGGCGCAGTAAACAATAATGCCTTATCACTGATTCGCCGCGCAAATGATGCTTTGGATGAATGGTGGTCTGGGTGTGATGAGTTACATC GTCGTACAATGGACCAAGATTCATTACTCCGTAAAGTTCTGGCGGGAGAATTACATTATGCGAAATTGTGGTTGGTGTGTGTTGCGCTTCGTGGAGTGGCATGGGATAAGATGCCTTTTGAGcaacgagaacttgcctttcAAGCAAAGGATGCGGCTTCTAACTGTCTTTCCATATTCCTAAATTCTGCTGAGTACCG AGCTGCTCTTCGGTATGCCGTACATGACAGCCTCGTCACAGCAGCCTTTTCTGGtcttttccttctcaaaATGGCCAACTTGTTTCCTACAGAACTCGACCTGGGTGCTATTACAGCACAAGTTGAGCAATTAGCGCAACTTCTTTCTGATGTCGCCGCTGAAAG ATATGCATTGACGTTACGCATCATGTTAGCCAACCTTCGTCGCAAAGTCGGCTTACGAAGTGGTATTAACACGCCAATACCTACTATACCCCCACCGCCGTTTGCCGAAAATATGGTTGTGTCTCCAACATTATTCCATGACCCAGCCATGCCTCCGCCATTCACCATGGAAGAACTTGGCTTCGCCTGGCCAAATGATCGTGGTATATTCAGCCCAACAGCTATACCTTTATGGTTACAAGAGCAA AGTTTGGCCGACCTAGGTCTTCCGGTCAACGGCTCTGATGGAATTTTTTTGCAAATGGCTGGCAAAAACGGATGGACGGGCGATTTTGCGCCAATGCCAGAAGCATGGTGA
- a CDS encoding Basic leucine zipper and W2 domain-containing protein 2 translates to MSQQSAAAKPSLQGVRIKARKGAVKAQAKHEPSVFRDQLFKHLETVSPGDFDAVATKLVQAGSTLEYLKYADPLFEIIFVGGLLQPGGSFVDDGSPISPFTIFSAKEPAEVDDIKKYVEVINKLTRRYKYLQKPLEESALPGLLQYIHRWEPSQKDKLSIAIGLLISQGLANASCLQSLGKDHLVKNDVAINVLTVIFRAYLVDQSMDHLSAALKRGGIKDLLAFFPPNKREGKFLEEHFKKENLPQVAEWWAKKQYAVVKEGIIKDLSDMQDQQDTPEQVIAAIKSRQEESPIPEAELIQCIWQGLLGSVDWSARPDQIEGLALREVTKFAPILEPFCESGKTQIALINAVQVYCYEDTRIIKAFPQILKVLYNKDCLSDQAIIYWHQKGSKPQGRQHFLKSTEPLVKFLQEQETSDEDEE, encoded by the exons ATGTCTCAGCAATCCGCCGCTGCAAAGCCTTCGCTCCAGGGCGTCAGAATCAAAGCAAGAAAGGGTGCTGTAAAGGCACAGGCAAAGCACGAACCGTCAG TATTTAGAGATCAACTTTTCAAACACCTCGAAACTGTATCCCCCGGTGATTTCGACGCAGTAGCCACAAAACTCGTACAAGCAGGATCCACTCTTGAATATCTCAAATATGCAGACCCACTCTTCGAAATCATTTTTGTTGGCGGTCTCCTCCAACCAGGTGGCAGCTTCGTCGACGACGGCTCGCCTATTTCCCCCTTTACAATTTTCAGTGCCAAAGAACCTGCAGAGGTGGATGACATAAAAAAATACGTCGAAGTCATCAACAAACTCACCAGAAG ATACAAATATCTACAAAAGCCTCTTGAAGAGTCTGCACTTCCCGGACTCTTGCAATATATCCATCGCTGGGAACCCTCTCAGAAAGATAAACTTTCTATTGCGATCGGCCTTTTGATCTCCCAAGGTCTTGCTAACGCTTCCTGCCTTCAGAGTCTCGGCAAAGACCACTTGGTGAAGAATG ATGTCGCCATCAATGTGCTCACTGTAATCTTCCGGGCATACCTCGTTGATCAATCGATGGACCATCTTTCCGCCGCTTTGAAACGCGGCGGTATCAAGGACCTACTTGCATTCTTCCCGCCAAATAAGCGTGAAGGCaaatttcttgaagaacacttcaagaaagaaaatctTCCCCAGGTTGCGGAATGGTGGGCCAAAAAGCAATACGCCGTGGTCAAAGAGGGCATCATTAAAGACCTTTCGGACATGCAGGATCAACAAGATACCCCTGAGCAG GTTATCGCTGCCATTAAATCTCGTCAAGAAGAGTCTCCTATTCCCGAGGCCGAGTTGATTCAGTGCATTTGGCAAGGTCTTCTTGGATCTGTCGATTGGAGCGCCCGACCTGATCAAATCGAGGGTCTTGCACTACGTGAAGTTACC AAATTTGCACCGATTTTGGAGCCATTTTGCGAAAGTGGGAAAACTCAAATCGCCCTCATCAACGCAGTACAGGTTTACTGCTACGAAGACACTCGTATCATCAAAGCCTTCCCACAAATTCTCAAG GTTCTCTACAACAAAGATTGCCTTTCTGACCAAGCCATTATTTACTGGCATCAGAAAGGCTCGAAGCCTCAAGGGAGGCAGCACTTCTTAAAGAGTACTGAGCCTCTAGTCAAG TTCTTACAAGAGCAAGAAACCagcgacgaagacgaagagtaA
- a CDS encoding Protein PNS1, with amino-acid sequence MAPRFTDSPNARSKSISTADLDTNGVLNRHSANHPTFRVGVSEDKGTRRTMEDAHSFVVDFDAVRGQGFFAVFDGHAGKHAAEWCGSHFHEYLLDAIHSSPDVPIPDILNHTFHAVDESLSRMCEESEGKIHSGCTAVTAFLRVEDSNGRQSFLSPPSSPSAESPVSGHSINNSVDGEPGSFVVEDAADALKQDATPKKAKEKKTSSTSRLRKALRSLGGGASSKFTSSSASGNSSSAASVKSVAEGVTITVPPPDAKYVLYSANAGDARGVLCRAGKAVRLTYDHKGTDKQEAKRITDAGGFVMSGRVNGVLAVTRSLGDSSMKEFVVGAPYTTETELCEEDELLILACDGLWDVIGDQAAIDLVRDIEDAQQASSVLCQHALSHHTTDNVTVVVVRFKHLGPQRDFEEQNIRLVPMYGQQPYPGPTPAYGSEGPYYVPPEQPLYGGDIKDPYAGGRFKPKKRVNDPIFLIFFVLQFLGFAAVSGVALNTWISQDGLGGGLGKGGGQTGTVVTMNRSTVYLLLLVTAAGMLLSVAYLMLARMFTKTIMHITLILTIALNIGICVYYYITKYWSGAIIFTIIAILSVLSYFGFRSRIPLASLLLQVVMDVSKHHTSVYAVAFASLFLQAVLSVWFTFTTIATYAKWTPGNPSCDTSSCSSGKVAGLIFFEAFSFLWTSQVIGNVALSTLAGGPYGSWYYFGPRGNGEMPNHPTLSAFGRASTLSLGSIAFGSLIVTILDLLRLILNAAQQNANADGHPVEACLACCAACFVGMLQSLVEYFNRYAYIEIALYGKPYIKAAKDTWRLFKDRGIDALVNDSLVGMTLTWGAYAIGVLCSLFGYLYLRFTAPSYNSEGQYTAPIVLFSFLIGMVCSMTMGSAIEAGVSTIFVGLGEDPQVLAIRAPELFSMIAQAYPDVTRGVPRG; translated from the exons ATGGCTCCCCGCTTCACTGACTCTCCGAATGCACGTTCAAAGTCCATATCCACCGCAGACCTTGATACAAACGGT GTCCTGAATCGTCACTCTGCTAATCATCCAACTTTTCGTGTAGGAGTCTCAGAGGACAAGGGCACTCGGAGGACCATGGAGGATGCCCACTCTTTTGTTGTCGACTTCGACGCAGTCCGTGGCCAAGGCTTCTTTGCCGTCTTTGACGGTCATGCGGGTAAGCATGCTGCAGAATGGTGTGGATCCCATTTTCATGAG TATCTGCTCGATGCCATCCACTCATCTCCCGATGTACCCATCCCTGACATTCTTAACCATACCTTTCATGCCGTCGACGAGTCTCTGTCGCGTATGTGCGAAGAATCCGAAGGCAAGATTCATTCAGGTTGTACCGCAGTTACGGCTTTCTTGCGCGTCGAAGATTCAAACGGTCGACAATCCTTCCTTTCtccaccttcctctccctccGCTGAGTCTCCTGTCTCTGGTCACAGCATAAACAACAGTGTAGATGGAGAGCCTGGCTCCTTTGTTGTCGAAGACGCGGCGGATGCCCTAAAACAGGATGCCACCCCCAAGAAAgccaaggaaaagaaaacatcTAGCACAAGTCGTTTAAGAAAGGCTTTACGGAGCTTGGGAGGCGGTGCATCTAGCAAGTTTACCTCATCATCTGCCTCTGGCAATTCATCTTCCGCTGCCTCCGTCAAATCAGTTGCAGAAGGTGTCACCATTACTGTACCTCCGCCGGATGCTAAATACGTCCTTTATAGCGCTAATGCTGGTGATGCTCGCGGTGTCCTGTGCAGAGCAGGAAAGGCGGTCCGTTTGACTTATGATCATAAGGGAACCGACAAACAAGAGGCCAAACGCATTACAGATGCAGGCGGATTTGTTATGAGTGGGCGCGTTAACGGGGTACTTGCTGTCACGCGAAGCTTGGGTGATTCCTCAATGAAAGAGTTTGTGGTTGGTGCGCCCTATACTACCGAAACTGAACTATGCGAAGAAGATGAACTTTTAATTCTTGCTTGCGACGGT CTATGGGATGTGATTGGCGACCAAGCCGCTATTGATTTGGTTCGTGACATTGAGGATGCCCAACAGGCCAGTTCAGTTCTTTGTCAACATGCCTTATCCCACCATACTACGGACAATGTCACCGTTGTCGTAGTTCGCTTTAAGCATTTGGGACCCCAAAGAG ACTTTGAAGAACAGAATATTCGGCTGGTACCGATGTACGGACAGCAACCATATCCCGGACCTACACCAGCCTATGGCTCTGAAGGGCCTTACTACGTTCCACCAGAACAGCCTCTGTACGGCGGTGATATTAAAGACCCTTACGCGGGAGGTCGATTTAAGCCAAAGAAAAGAGTAAACGACCCGatatttctcattttcttcgTACTCCAA TTTCTCGGGTTTGCTGCGGTGTCAGGCGTTGCTCTAAACACATGGATATCGCAAGACGGACTTGGAGGCGGACTAGGTAAGGGCGGAGGACAGACAGGCACTGTAGTGACAATGAACCG GAGCACCGTCTACCTGTTGCTTCTTGTCACCGCAGCGGGGATGTTACTTTCCGTGGCGTATCTGATGCTAGCGCGCATGTTCACGAAAACGATCATGCACATAACTCTGATTTTGACTATTGCGTTGAACAT TGGTATATGTGTCTATTATTATATAACAAAATATTGGT CTGGAGCCATCATATTCACAATTATTGCTATCCTTTCGGTCCTGTCCTACTTCGGTTTTAGGTCGCGTATACCGCTAGCTTCTCTGCTCCTTCAGGTTGTGATGGACGTGTCGAAGCACCACACCAGTGTCTACGCAGTTGCGTTTGCTTCTTTGTTCCTCCAAGCAGTCCTATCTGT TTGGTTCACTTTTACCACTATAGCTAC ATATGCGAAATGGACGCCCGGGAACCCAT CATGCGACACATCCAGCTGCTCTAGTGGAAAGGTCGCTGGCctcatcttcttcgaggCCTTTTCCTTCCTGTGGACTTCGCAAGTTATTGGAAATGTTGCATTATCTACCCTTGCGGGCGGGCCATATGGTTCATGGTATTACTTCGGTCCTCGTGGCAATGGTGAGATG CCTAACCATCCAACGCTCTCTGCTTTCGGGCGTGCCTCCACCCTTTCTCTTGGTTCCATCGCGTTTGGCTCTCTTATTGTTACTATCTTGGACCTTCTGAGGTTGATTCTGAATGCTGCCCAACAAAAtgcaaatgcagatggcCACC CCGTTGAAGCATGTCTGGCGTGCTGTGCGGCCTGTTTCGTTGGGATGCTCCAAAGCTTGGTCGAATACTTCAACAG ATACGCGTATATTGAAATCG CATTGTATGGCAAGCCTTACATCAAAGCTGCGAAAGATACTTGGCGATTATTCAAAGACCGAG GGATTGATGCTCTTGTAAACGATTCGCTCGTCGGAATGA CCTTGACATGGGGCGCGTATGCCATTGGTGTTTTGTGTTCACTGTTTGGATATTTATACCTACGAT TCACTGCTCCTTCATATAACTCGGAAGGACAATATACTGCCCCCATTGTATTGTTCTCTTTCCTGATAGGGATGGTGTGCT CTATGACAATGGGGTCTGCAATTGAAGCAGGTGTATCGACCAT ATTTGTTGGCCTTGGAGAAGATCCCCAAGTCTTGGCTATACGGGCACCTGAATTGTTTTCT ATGATCGCTCAGGCATATCCCGATGTCACCCGAGGAGTACCTAGAGGATAA